A part of Lacinutrix sp. 5H-3-7-4 genomic DNA contains:
- a CDS encoding TonB-dependent receptor domain-containing protein, whose amino-acid sequence MKKISHQINYALTALFLVFTLSLSAQQLKGVVEDIYSQPLSGVYIYNLNSEAHAHTLDNGAFVIENTKPEDTLSVSLLGFKKLNIVLKKEDFNQGLNISLERKIFRLNELVLNQEVEVLNALLKIDVDNNPINSSQEILQKVPGLIIGQHAGGGKAEQLFLRGFDIDHGTDVSINVDGIPVNNVSHAHGQGYSDLHFLIPETIKNLDFGKGPYYANARDFTTAGYVNFKTKNYLDSNVIKLSYGQFNSIRTLGLFNLIDKSKSDNAYVGIEYIETDGPFNTSQNFNRLNLFGKYNTFINSSDRLAITASHFTSRWDASGQIPQRKVDDGTIDRYGAIDDTEGGNTSRTNLNVEFLSEINENTTLKSNVFYSHYDFELYSNFTFFLEDPINGDQIKQKENRNIFGFNAQIDKFYNKDAFDVETTAGIGLRHDKNDDVELSHTLNRNTTLENIQLGDINQTNAFAFYKAKFDFGRFEITPGLRLEYFKFLYNDKLLETYNTQSETKTALLPKLNIVFRQNENLQWFLKSGIGFHSNDARVVVAQEGEDILPKAYGVDFGTIYKPFSKLFLNATVWYLHLDQEFVYVGDAGIVEPSGKTKRLGLDLGLRYELNEYLYLNTDATLTQARAIDEVDGEDHIPLAPSFTLVGGLALKDFNNFSGSFRYRYIDDRPANEDYSVTAEGYFVTDFNINYQFNKNLNLGVSIENLFDVEWNETQFLTESRLQNEAASVEEIHFTPGTPFNAKMILTYKF is encoded by the coding sequence ATGAAAAAAATTAGCCACCAAATTAATTATGCTTTAACAGCATTATTTCTAGTATTTACACTTTCTCTCTCTGCGCAGCAATTAAAAGGCGTTGTAGAAGACATTTACTCACAACCTTTAAGCGGTGTTTATATATATAACTTAAATAGCGAAGCTCACGCACATACTTTAGATAATGGTGCCTTTGTAATAGAAAATACAAAACCAGAAGATACTTTGTCTGTAAGTTTATTAGGTTTTAAAAAATTAAACATTGTTTTAAAAAAAGAAGACTTTAACCAAGGTTTAAACATAAGTCTAGAACGTAAAATTTTTAGGTTAAATGAACTGGTTTTAAATCAAGAAGTAGAAGTTTTAAACGCTTTACTTAAAATAGATGTAGACAATAATCCAATAAATTCATCACAAGAAATATTACAAAAAGTACCTGGATTAATTATAGGTCAACACGCTGGTGGAGGTAAGGCCGAGCAACTTTTTTTAAGAGGTTTCGATATAGATCATGGTACAGATGTTTCTATAAATGTAGATGGTATACCAGTTAACAATGTTTCTCATGCACATGGTCAAGGTTATAGCGATTTACACTTTCTTATACCAGAAACAATTAAAAATTTAGATTTTGGTAAAGGTCCGTATTATGCAAATGCTAGAGACTTTACAACAGCAGGTTATGTAAATTTTAAGACAAAAAATTATTTAGACAGTAATGTAATAAAATTATCATACGGTCAATTTAATAGTATTAGAACATTAGGTTTATTTAATTTAATAGATAAATCTAAAAGTGATAATGCCTATGTAGGTATAGAATATATCGAGACCGATGGGCCATTTAATACCTCGCAAAACTTTAATCGTTTAAACCTATTTGGTAAATACAACACTTTTATAAATAGTAGTGATAGATTGGCAATTACAGCTTCGCATTTTACAAGTAGATGGGATGCATCTGGACAAATACCACAGCGAAAAGTAGATGATGGAACCATAGATAGATATGGAGCTATAGATGATACCGAAGGTGGAAATACAAGCCGTACAAATTTAAATGTAGAATTTCTTTCAGAGATAAATGAAAATACAACATTAAAATCAAACGTTTTTTACTCGCATTATGATTTTGAATTGTACTCTAATTTTACATTCTTTTTAGAAGACCCAATTAATGGCGACCAAATAAAACAAAAGGAAAACCGAAACATATTTGGTTTTAATGCTCAAATAGATAAGTTTTATAATAAAGATGCTTTCGATGTTGAAACAACAGCAGGTATAGGTTTGCGTCACGATAAAAATGATGATGTAGAATTGTCACATACTTTAAACAGAAACACTACACTAGAAAACATTCAATTAGGAGATATAAACCAAACTAATGCTTTTGCTTTTTATAAAGCTAAATTCGATTTTGGGCGATTTGAAATCACTCCAGGATTACGTTTAGAATACTTTAAGTTTTTATATAACGATAAATTACTTGAGACTTATAATACCCAATCTGAAACAAAAACAGCATTACTACCTAAACTAAATATAGTGTTTAGGCAAAATGAAAACTTACAATGGTTTTTAAAATCTGGTATTGGTTTTCACTCTAATGATGCTAGAGTAGTTGTAGCACAAGAAGGAGAAGATATTTTACCAAAAGCTTATGGTGTAGATTTTGGTACAATTTATAAACCATTTTCAAAACTATTTTTAAATGCAACGGTTTGGTATTTACACTTAGACCAAGAATTTGTTTACGTTGGAGATGCAGGAATAGTAGAACCTAGCGGAAAAACAAAAAGGTTAGGTTTAGATTTAGGATTACGATATGAGTTAAACGAGTATTTATATTTAAATACCGATGCAACCTTAACACAAGCACGAGCTATAGATGAGGTTGATGGTGAAGATCATATACCTTTAGCACCTAGCTTTACATTAGTTGGAGGGTTGGCGTTAAAAGATTTTAATAATTTCTCAGGAAGCTTTAGATACAGATATATTGATGATAGGCCAGCAAATGAAGACTATTCTGTAACAGCTGAAGGTTATTTTGTTACAGATTTTAATATAAATTATCAATTTAATAAAAACTTAAACTTAGGTGTTTCAATAGAAAACTTATTTGATGTAGAATGGAATGAAACACAATTTTTAACCGAGTCAAGATTACAAAACGAAGCTGCATCAGTAGAAGAAATTCACTTTACTCCGGGCACACCATTTAATGCAAAAATGATATTAACTTACAAATTTTAA
- a CDS encoding anti-sigma factor domain-containing protein, whose translation MNTQTYIDSGILELYVAGALTAKENEDVYDMMLKHPEVTQEVLAIETAILKLTKEVAPKNRVISFETILSKLKNNNGDAQIIALNKPKNNWFTYTGWAATILLAAGLLWTVNEKNNLESKINTVQTEKAFFENRVNTINTDLAETKTLLNALRAKDVIAVPLAGQAVYPEAYAKAYWDKESNTVYLDLQGLPEPPEGKVYQAWSLTLNPLTPTSLGTIDNFKSNENKIFKLTNTNESQAFGITLEPAGGSASPTLEQLYTLGALQS comes from the coding sequence ATGAATACACAAACTTACATAGATTCTGGAATATTAGAACTCTACGTTGCCGGTGCACTCACTGCTAAGGAAAACGAAGATGTTTATGATATGATGTTAAAACATCCTGAAGTTACTCAAGAAGTTTTAGCCATAGAAACTGCAATACTTAAATTAACCAAAGAAGTCGCTCCAAAAAACAGAGTAATTTCTTTTGAAACAATTTTAAGTAAATTAAAAAATAATAATGGAGATGCTCAAATTATAGCTTTAAATAAACCTAAAAACAATTGGTTTACTTATACTGGTTGGGCAGCCACTATTTTATTAGCAGCTGGATTATTATGGACTGTAAATGAGAAAAACAATTTAGAGTCTAAAATTAATACTGTACAAACTGAAAAAGCGTTTTTTGAAAATCGTGTAAATACTATAAATACAGATTTAGCTGAAACTAAAACACTATTAAATGCTTTAAGAGCTAAAGATGTTATTGCTGTTCCTTTAGCAGGACAAGCAGTTTATCCTGAAGCCTATGCAAAAGCTTATTGGGATAAAGAAAGCAATACTGTTTATTTAGATTTACAAGGTTTACCAGAACCTCCAGAAGGAAAAGTTTATCAAGCTTGGTCGTTAACCTTAAACCCGTTAACACCAACAAGCTTAGGTACTATAGATAATTTTAAATCTAATGAAAATAAGATTTTTAAATTAACAAATACCAACGAGTCACAAGCCTTTGGTATTACATTAGAACCTGCTGGTGGTAGTGCTTCTCCTACTTTAGAACAACTTTATACATTAGGTGCATTACAATCTTAA